A window from uncultured Desulfobacter sp. encodes these proteins:
- the gcvH gene encoding glycine cleavage system protein GcvH has translation MKSIEELNFPSDVKYTDDHEWAKVEGGLVCVGISDYAQDQLGEIVFVELPETGDTFGQGDEFGSVESVKAVSEIYLPISGEIVEINADLEDAPELVNTDCYDKGWLVKIKPDDMSELDSLKDQAAYLEMLKG, from the coding sequence ATGAAATCCATTGAAGAATTAAATTTTCCGTCAGATGTGAAATATACCGATGACCATGAATGGGCAAAGGTTGAAGGTGGTTTAGTATGTGTGGGCATTTCCGACTATGCCCAGGATCAGCTTGGCGAAATTGTATTTGTGGAGCTGCCCGAAACCGGAGACACTTTTGGCCAGGGCGATGAGTTCGGCAGCGTGGAATCGGTTAAAGCGGTATCGGAAATTTATCTTCCCATTTCAGGTGAAATCGTTGAGATCAATGCTGACCTTGAAGACGCACCGGAGCTTGTAAACACCGATTGCTATGATAAAGGCTGGCTTGTAAAAATTAAACCCGACGATATGTCCGAACTTGACAGCCTTAAAGACCAGGCCGCATACCTTGAAATGCTGAAAGGATAA
- a CDS encoding Lrp/AsnC family transcriptional regulator, translating to MKIDDTNINIIRELKDGKKPFKKIAEKLGVTENTVRARVLKLQEEGVLEFCGLVDPAKLPGHRSVIVGIKLSETNLVEKGKEISRLKGVISVSVVTGRYDLMVMVLFKEGFDLLEFYTNEISKIHGIDSVETFVVYKSYNMKVPYIF from the coding sequence ATGAAAATTGATGACACCAATATCAATATTATCAGAGAACTCAAAGACGGTAAAAAACCTTTCAAAAAAATAGCTGAAAAGCTCGGTGTTACTGAAAACACGGTTCGCGCCAGGGTGCTCAAACTCCAGGAGGAAGGCGTGCTTGAGTTTTGCGGCCTTGTGGATCCGGCCAAGCTGCCTGGCCACAGAAGTGTCATTGTCGGCATTAAACTGTCCGAGACCAATCTGGTGGAAAAGGGAAAGGAGATCAGCCGTCTCAAAGGTGTGATTTCCGTATCCGTGGTCACAGGCCGTTATGATCTCATGGTTATGGTTCTGTTCAAAGAAGGATTTGACCTGCTTGAGTTTTACACCAATGAAATTTCAAAAATTCACGGAATAGATTCCGTGGAAACCTTTGTGGTGTACAAATCATACAATATGAAGGTGCCGTACATTTTTTAA
- the gcvPA gene encoding aminomethyl-transferring glycine dehydrogenase subunit GcvPA, with protein MRYLPHTRQDIDQMLAVTGHADLDQLFETIPDSAKTKTGLNLPDALSEWDLNDEMEELASQNAACGPYTCLMGAGSYDHHIPAIVPYLISRSEFMTAYTPYQPEVSQGTLQGIYEFQTMITTLLGMDIATASHYDGGTALAECALIALHKSKKANKIAVSSLIHPAHRQIMKTYLNPSGFEMVEIQADENGLTDVQAFKAMDGIAGMAVQSPNFFGNIEDLAGFRAAADEKKCLFITSFTEALAHGLLKSPGKFGADLVAGEGQSLGMTKSFGGPGLGLLAGTKQLMRSLPGRFVGKTTDSNGQRGYVLTLATREQHIRREKASSNICSNNGLNAMTAAVYMAAAGKNGIREIAQVNHDKAVYLKNALVNAGFIAVHSGAFFNEFVLKAPAGFSAKRKELAQKHNLYAGVPLSSYYPDMQDHYLFCATETVSRQAMDFLAKEVK; from the coding sequence ATGCGTTATCTGCCGCATACTCGACAGGACATCGACCAGATGCTGGCTGTCACCGGCCACGCCGATCTGGATCAGCTATTTGAAACCATTCCCGATTCTGCAAAGACCAAGACCGGATTGAATCTGCCGGATGCGTTGAGCGAATGGGACCTGAATGACGAAATGGAAGAACTGGCCTCTCAAAATGCGGCATGCGGACCCTATACATGCCTGATGGGTGCCGGTTCCTATGACCACCACATTCCCGCCATTGTACCCTATCTTATTTCCAGATCCGAATTTATGACGGCCTACACCCCTTACCAGCCCGAGGTGAGCCAGGGGACGTTGCAGGGCATCTATGAATTTCAAACCATGATTACCACCCTTTTGGGTATGGATATTGCCACAGCCTCCCATTACGACGGCGGAACAGCCCTGGCCGAATGTGCGCTGATTGCCCTGCATAAGTCAAAAAAGGCAAACAAAATAGCCGTCTCATCCCTGATCCATCCCGCCCACCGTCAAATCATGAAAACCTACCTGAATCCATCCGGATTTGAAATGGTTGAAATTCAAGCAGATGAAAATGGTCTGACGGATGTGCAAGCGTTTAAAGCCATGGATGGTATTGCCGGGATGGCGGTTCAATCTCCTAACTTTTTTGGCAACATTGAAGACCTGGCCGGTTTTAGGGCTGCCGCCGATGAAAAAAAATGTCTGTTCATCACCTCCTTCACCGAAGCCCTGGCCCATGGGCTGTTGAAAAGTCCTGGAAAGTTTGGGGCCGATCTTGTGGCCGGAGAAGGCCAGAGTCTTGGCATGACCAAAAGCTTTGGCGGTCCGGGACTTGGTCTTTTAGCCGGAACAAAGCAACTGATGAGGAGTCTTCCCGGCCGGTTTGTGGGAAAAACCACAGACTCAAACGGCCAGCGAGGATATGTACTGACCCTTGCCACAAGAGAACAGCATATCCGCAGGGAAAAAGCCTCTTCCAACATCTGCTCCAATAACGGCCTCAATGCCATGACCGCCGCCGTTTATATGGCGGCAGCCGGAAAAAACGGAATCCGGGAAATTGCCCAGGTTAATCATGACAAAGCCGTTTATTTAAAAAATGCACTTGTGAATGCAGGTTTCATTGCGGTTCACAGCGGTGCTTTTTTCAATGAATTTGTTTTAAAAGCCCCGGCCGGATTTTCAGCCAAACGCAAAGAGCTTGCCCAAAAACACAATCTGTATGCAGGGGTCCCTCTATCGTCCTATTATCCGGATATGCAGGACCATTATCTTTTCTGTGCCACGGAAACCGTTTCCAGACAGGCCATGGATTTTTTGGCAAAGGAGGTAAAATAA
- a CDS encoding aminomethyltransferase family protein produces the protein MTNNLKETPLNAWHKNAGANMADFGGFDMPLWYDTGVKNEHIAVLVSAGMFDTSHMDYIRVQGDDAPALLEFCFTRQISGMSLGRCIYGAFLNASGHCIDDAIVYKFSDLSFMVCVNAGMGGTIAEHLISHSDGKSVKIKDLSDELAKLDVQGKNALKIVSGLIKDSETVFDKMPYFSFKGNLDPDAPDGVTLVDGTPVIVSRTGYTGEFGFEIFIAPNKVEKLWTNLLDAGSPYGLIPCGLGARDSLRAGACLPLSHQDIGHFPFINHPWEFALPFKTGTREFTKTFLGDQSLVNPEQQSFTYAFVGDSLRKVSSGDTARVLTEQGEYIGMVLTCATDMGIFWHEDRIVSVNTPNLPSNVKIKGLACGFVMVDQPLNMGTRLTLVEGKRKINVRLVSDVRPDRTARQAIKNFR, from the coding sequence ATGACCAATAATCTAAAAGAGACACCATTAAATGCATGGCACAAAAATGCCGGGGCCAATATGGCGGATTTCGGCGGGTTTGATATGCCGCTATGGTATGATACCGGGGTTAAAAATGAGCACATTGCCGTGCTTGTGTCTGCGGGGATGTTTGATACATCCCATATGGACTATATCCGGGTCCAGGGGGACGACGCCCCTGCCCTGCTTGAATTCTGCTTCACAAGACAGATCAGCGGCATGTCACTGGGCCGGTGTATTTACGGGGCGTTTTTAAATGCCAGCGGCCACTGCATTGACGATGCCATTGTTTATAAATTTTCCGATCTCAGTTTCATGGTCTGTGTCAATGCCGGTATGGGGGGAACCATTGCCGAACATTTAATTTCGCACAGCGACGGAAAATCCGTAAAGATAAAAGATCTGTCAGACGAGCTTGCAAAGCTGGATGTCCAGGGTAAAAATGCCCTGAAAATCGTATCCGGCCTGATCAAGGACAGCGAAACCGTTTTTGATAAAATGCCTTACTTTTCGTTTAAAGGCAATCTTGACCCTGACGCCCCGGATGGGGTAACACTTGTGGACGGAACCCCTGTTATTGTGTCACGGACAGGGTACACGGGGGAATTCGGATTTGAAATTTTCATTGCGCCCAATAAAGTTGAAAAACTGTGGACCAATCTTTTGGATGCAGGCTCTCCCTATGGCCTGATACCCTGCGGCCTGGGTGCCAGGGATTCTTTGAGGGCCGGTGCATGCCTGCCCCTGTCCCACCAGGATATCGGGCATTTCCCATTCATCAACCACCCCTGGGAATTTGCCCTGCCCTTTAAAACCGGAACCCGGGAGTTTACCAAGACCTTTTTAGGGGACCAAAGCCTGGTGAACCCGGAACAGCAGTCTTTTACCTACGCTTTTGTGGGAGACTCCCTAAGAAAGGTGTCCTCAGGTGATACCGCCCGGGTGCTCACCGAACAGGGGGAATATATCGGCATGGTACTGACCTGCGCAACCGATATGGGGATTTTTTGGCATGAAGACCGGATTGTCAGCGTCAATACGCCGAACCTGCCTTCGAATGTTAAAATAAAAGGGCTTGCCTGCGGGTTTGTCATGGTGGATCAGCCGCTTAATATGGGGACCCGGTTGACCCTTGTTGAAGGCAAACGCAAAATCAATGTTCGGCTTGTTTCCGATGTGAGGCCGGACAGGACAGCAAGACAAGCAATCAAAAATTTTCGGTAG